One window of the Benincasa hispida cultivar B227 chromosome 3, ASM972705v1, whole genome shotgun sequence genome contains the following:
- the LOC120072871 gene encoding probable histone H2A.4 — protein MDTGDKAKKGVAGRKGGGGPKKKPVSRSVKAGLQFPVGRIDRYLKEGRYSRRVGTGAPVYLAAVLEYLAAEVLELAGNAARDNKKNRIIPRHVLLAVRNDEELGKLLAGVTIAHGGVLPNINPVLLRKKSERAVAAAKEPKSSSKSTRSPKKA, from the exons ATGGACACCGGCGACAAGGCTAAGAAAGGCGTCGCCGGCAGAAAAGGCGGCGGCGGACCGAAGAAAAAGCCTGTCTCTCGCTCCGTCAAAGCTGGCCTCCAGTTTCCCGTCGGCAGAATCGACCGCTACTTGAAGGAGGGCCGTTACTCTCGACGAGTGGGAACCGGCGCTCCGGTTTACCTTGCTGCTGTTCTTGAGTACCTCGCTGCAGAG GTTTTGGAACTGGCTGGGAATGCAGCAAGAGACAACAAGAAGAACAGGATCATCCCGAGACACGTCCTTTTGGCTGTGAGGAACGACGAGGAACTTGGGAAGCTTCTTGCCGGGGTGACGATCGCTCATGGTGGGGTGCTTCCGAACATCAACCCGGTCCTTCTTCGAAAGAAATCCGAGAGGGCGGTGGCAGCAGCAAAGGAGCCCAAGTCTTCTTCCAAGAGCACCAGGTCCCCCAAGAAGGCCTAG
- the LOC120072760 gene encoding organelle RRM domain-containing protein 2, mitochondrial, whose product MAFFSTVRRVLNGSSSSSILRSQWTAVRLSSTLTSPRLFISGLSRLTTDEKLQEAFSSFGQLVEAKVITDRVTGRSKGFGFVSYNTIEEAEKAREEMNAKFLDGWVIFVDPAKPREPREPRPPPQPQPETSEFGIRTNKTIGWCG is encoded by the exons ATGGCTTTCTTCTCCACTGTAAGGCGCGTTCTTAAtggatcttcttcttcctccattctCCGATCCCAGTGGACTGCCGTTCGTCTCAGCTCAACTCTCACATCCCCAAGGCTCTTCATCAGTG GTCTTTCAAGATTAACAACAGATGAGAAACTGCAGGAAGCATTCTCTTCCTTTGGTCAGCTTGTAGAAG CGAAGGTTATAACCGATAGGGTGACGGGAAGATCGAAGGGCTTCGGCTTTGTATCCTACAACACAATTGAAGAGGCTGAGAAAGCTAGAGAAGAAATGAATGCCAAGTTTTTGGATGGGTGGGTTATTTTTGTTGATCCTGCCAAACCCAGGGAGCCCAGGGAGCCTAGGCCTCCTCCACAGCCTCAACCTGAGACCTCTGAATTCGGTATCAGAACAAACAAGACAATTGGTTGGTGTGGATGA
- the LOC120072522 gene encoding soluble inorganic pyrophosphatase 4-like, producing the protein MAPSPNGTTNNAHPSPHPPLNERILSSMTRRSVAAHPWHDLEIGPDAPKIFNCVVEIGKGSKVKYELDKRTGLIKVDRILYSSVVYPHNYGFIPRTLCEDNDPMDVLVIMQEPVLPGCFLRAKAIGLMPMIDQGEKDDKIIAVCADDPEYRHYNDIKELPPHRLAEIRRFFEDYKKNENKEVAVNDFLPAADAFMAIKHSMNLYADYIVESLRR; encoded by the exons ATGGCTCCTTCACCAAATGGAACAACAAACAATGCTCATCCTTCCCCACACCCACCACTAAATGAGAGAATACTTTCATCAATGACTAGGAGGTCTGTTGCTGCACATCCCTGGCATGATCTTGAAATAG GACCTGATGCTCCAAAGATTTTCAACTGT GTGGTTGAAATAGGAAAAGGAAGCAAAGTGAAGTACGAACTTGACAAAAGAACTGGTCTGATCAAG GTTGATCGGATTCTTTACTCATCTGTTGTGTACCCTCATAACTATGGCTTCATTCCTCGAACTCTTTGCGAGGACAACGATCCCATGGATGTCTTGGTCATCATGCAG GAGCCAGTTCTTCCTGGATGTTTTCTGAGGGCTAAAGCTATAGGCCTTATGCCTATGATTGACCAG GGTGAAAAAGATGACAAGATTATAGCAGTTTGTGCTGATGATCCCGAATATCGTCACTACAATGACATCAAGGAGCTCCCACCACATCGATTGGCTGAGATTCGCCGCTTCTTTGAAGACT ACAAGAAGAATGAGAACAAGGAGGTAGCTGTGAATGACTTTCTGCCAGCCGCTGATGCCTTCATGGCCATCAAACACTCAAT GAACCTCTATGCAGACTACATTGTGGAGAGCTTGAGGCGGTAG